One Hydrogenobacter sp. genomic window, GGCTTCCGTATTTCCCGAATAGTAGTGGGGAGCGCCACAGCACCTTATATCTTCTGGAACTATAACCGTGTAACCTGCCTTGTTCATGAGTTTTATAACGCTCTCACCTGTCTTTCCGTAAAAGGCGTCTATCATGCATCCCGTGAAGAAGAGGAGCTTTCCCTTTTCCTCTTTTGCCTTAAAGACCTTCCCGCGAAGAGCGAAAGCTTTTGAGGTAGGCTTGGGCATGAACTTAACAGCTCCCGTAGGAAAAGGTGTCTTTATCTCATTTACGGGGAGGTAGTTCATAACTTTGCCTGCAAGCTTTACAACATTTCTCCCAGCTTTGGTTTGCATAAGTTCAAGGGCTTTCAGACCAGCCGACTTTACAAGCCCAGAACCTAACCTTTCCTTTTGCATGTGTTTGGCATAAACTAAAATCTCTTTGTATTGTACATCGTTAGGACATATCCACTCACATCTTCTGCACATAGCGCATTCATCCCACTGTTTTGCCACTTCTTCATTTAGCACAAGATCACCTTTTATCACCATCTCAGCGAGGGCAAGCCTTCCCCTTGCAAAGCTTCTCTCTTCTTGATTCACCATATAAGTAGGACAAACAGATTTACAAAGACCGCACTTTACACATTTTTGAGCGAGATCTATAGGAATCTCAATGATCTTTTCCATAGTCTAACTAAATATAGTCACGTACGGAACTTTATGTATGATAGGGTTAATAAAAAAAAACAAACCCCCATTTAGGGGGTACTTAAAAGAGGTGAAAGGGACTGGAAAAAGGGAGGTTACGCGAACATATCTCTGTATAGCCCCTTTGCCCACTCTATGTAAGCCTTATAATTGCTTTCCTTTGGCTGTTCGTCAAGTTTTACGTTGGCAAACTCAAACTTTCCGTTGCCCAGATACTTATAAGTAAGGTCTATCCATATGGCTTCCTCTGGTGCTACCGCTGAGTAGCACAAGGTTCTTGGAGGTTCGTAGGATATGTCCTTACCAGCTATCTTTGCGAGTATAAGCTTTGCCACATAGTGAGCTTCCGTATTGGAGGTATTTCCACTCTTTGAGAATGGCTGATTCCTTGAGTCTCCCGTGACATAAACCCTTTCATCACCTACAGCGTGGTATTTTAGGGGATCTATATCGGGCCATCTTTCACCTTTCTTCACAAGACCAGCC contains:
- a CDS encoding (Fe-S)-binding protein, giving the protein MEKIIEIPIDLAQKCVKCGLCKSVCPTYMVNQEERSFARGRLALAEMVIKGDLVLNEEVAKQWDECAMCRRCEWICPNDVQYKEILVYAKHMQKERLGSGLVKSAGLKALELMQTKAGRNVVKLAGKVMNYLPVNEIKTPFPTGAVKFMPKPTSKAFALRGKVFKAKEEKGKLLFFTGCMIDAFYGKTGESVIKLMNKAGYTVIVPEDIRCCGAPHYYSGNTEAFEKLKEHNLKEMQKYEYDAIVVACPTCGGALQEDYGINKEVFDFAQIVYREGLKFKGRGERITFHVPCHSYSAMKVGDDVFYSVMHSVEDAQVKKAQKDKSCCGFAGLFSITNPKMSDQIQKEKIEDLASTGAQIVLSTCPGCVLNLKDGSIKHRTGQEVMHLADYLAQRLTDES